In a single window of the Trichoderma breve strain T069 chromosome 6, whole genome shotgun sequence genome:
- a CDS encoding endonuclease/Exonuclease/phosphatase family domain-containing protein has product MLRSALVGFVLLCALVTWSTTLFFLQGDSFEAWFDAAARRDSGLEFSNKAQDLDYEPTRMDVTNLSPTIPLRMVTFNIRYATSSPVKGEKLWDERGPRLVNEINFITAGQENAFLCLQEALYNQLEDIQAGLGPRWAYIGRGREDGKKKGEFSPVFYRSDVWFLERSQTRWLSTTPEKPSFGWGAPHKRVVTMGEFSHKVTGTRVVVMSTHFDYKYAKARKHSAEQLMQYARDWSQGNNNAAVLIGGDFNSTPDDVAYRLMTAPGSGMSDLSDLLPADKHHGNSLTYTSFGEPNEWPQRIDFLFIQEPRTAVVKTFSVLENVYDDQIRVSDHRPVVSDLEIAVDPSS; this is encoded by the coding sequence ATGCTTCGCTCTGCTCTCGTTGGCTTCGTACTGCTTTGCGCTCTCGTCACTTGGAGCACcacgctcttctttttgcagGGCGATTCTTTCGAGGCTTGGTTTGACGCAGCTGCTCGCCGGGACAGCGGCCTCGAGTTCAGCAACAAGGCGCAGGATCTGGATTACGAGCCTACCAGGATGGATGTGACTAACCTAAGCCCTACCATTCCGCTGAGGATGGTGACGTTTAACATCCGATACGCCACTTCAAGTCCGgtcaagggcgagaagctgtgGGACGAGCGAGGACCCAGGCTCGTCAACGAAATCAATTTCATCACTGCCGGCCAAGAAAACGCATTTCTGTGTCTCCAGGAAGCCCTTTACAACCAGCTCGAGGACATCCAGGCCGGCCTGGGCCCCAGATGGGCGTACATTGGCCGGGGCCGCGAGGACGGCAAGAAAAAGGGCGAGTTCTCCCCCGTCTTCTACCGGTCCGACGTCTGGTTCCTCGAGCGCTCGCAGACGCGGTGGCTGAGCACGACGCCCGAGAAGCCGTCGTTTGGCTGGGGCGCCCCTCACAAGCGCGTCGTCACCATGGGCGAGTTCTCGCACAAGGTTACCGGCACCAGGGTCGTCGTCATGAGCACGCACTTTGACTACAAATACGCAAAGGCGCGCAAGCACAGCGCCGAGCAGCTGATGCAGTACGCCCGCGACTGGAGCCAGGGCAACAACAACGCGGCGGTGCTCATCGGCGGCGACTTCAACAGCACGCCCGATGACGTGGCCTACCGCCTCATGACGGCGCCGGGGTCTGGCATGTCCGACCTATCGGATCTGCTGCCTGCGGACAAGCACCACGGAAACAGCCTGACTTACACCAGCTTTGGCGAGCCCAACGAGTGGCCGCAGCGCATCGACTTTTTGTTTATTCAGGAGCCTCGCACCGCAGTCGTCAAGACGTTTAGCGTGCTGGAGAATGTCTATGACGACCAGATCCGCGTGTCGGACCACAGGCCGGTCGTGTCGGACCTTGAGATTGCCGTGGACCCCTCCTCATGA